A genomic segment from Eulemur rufifrons isolate Redbay chromosome 19, OSU_ERuf_1, whole genome shotgun sequence encodes:
- the LOC138400301 gene encoding putative N-acetyltransferase 8B, protein MAPYLIRKYQESDRKWVVGLLSRGMTEHIPTTFRHMLKLPRTLLLLSGGPLALLLLSGSWLLALTFSLALLPVLWFLAGRPWREYVDTALRTDMADITKSYLSEPGSCFWVAESEKRVVGTVGALPVDDPTLQEKRLQLFHLIVSPEHRGQGIAKALVRTVLQFARDQGYGVVVLDTSMLQPSALGLYQAVGFQKTGQSFHSISARLVDLQEVHFIYHLPSAQAGGR, encoded by the coding sequence ATGGCTCCTTATCTCATCCGCAAATACCAGGAGAGCGACCGCAAGTGGGTGGTGGGCTTGCTCTCCCGGGGGATGACCGAGCACATTCCCACCACTTTCCGCCACATGCTGAAGCTGCCCCGGACTCTCTTGCTCTTATCTGGGGGTCCCCTGGCCTTACTGCTGCTCTctggctcctggctcctggctctCACTTTCAGCCTCGCCCTCCTCCCTGTCTTGTGGTTCCTTGCTGGACGGCCCTGGAGGGAGTACGTAGACACGGCTTTGCGCACAGACATGGCTGACATCACCAAATCCTACCTGAGCGAGCCTGGCTCCTGCTTCTGGGTGGCGGAGTCTGAGAAGAGGGTGGTGGGCACAGTGGGAGCTCTGCCCGTTGACGACCCCACTTTGCAGGAGAAGCGGTTGCAGCTGTTTCACCTCATTGTGTCCCCTGAGCACCGTGGTCAGGGGATAGCAAAAGCCCTGGTCAGGACTGTCCTCCAGTTTGCCCGGGACCAGGGCTACGGTGTAGTTGTCCTTGACACCAGCATGTTGCAGCCGTCTGCCCTGGGCCTCTACCAGGCCGTGGGCTTCCAGAAGACGGGCCAGTCCTTCCACAGCATAAGTGCGAGGCTAGTGGATCTTCAGGAAGTTCATTTCATCTACCACCTCCCTTCTGCTCAGGCGGGGGGCCGGTGA